In Hippoglossus hippoglossus isolate fHipHip1 chromosome 24, fHipHip1.pri, whole genome shotgun sequence, a single genomic region encodes these proteins:
- the smyd2b gene encoding N-lysine methyltransferase SMYD2-B — MTGSIEGLERFESPGKGRGLRVSRAFKVGELLFSSPAYSYVLTAKERGCYCEFCFNRKNRLAKCGKCRKAFYCNVKCQKGDWAMHKLECSAMNAFGENWCPSETSRLVARILAKKKTQKERCLSEKILLIQDVQSHVEDVDNEKREMNESDIAGLYRFFSKHLDFPDHKELLTLFSQVACNGFTIEDDELSHLGTAIYPDVALINHSCLHSVIVTYKGTSAEIRAVRDMKPGDEVLISYIDLLYPTDDRNSRLRESYYFTCDCQECKSQSKDKKKLKVRKRSDPIEPEVVSNMVRYARKSIREFRAFKHVKSPSELLEMCEQTLDKMGSVFDDCNVYMLHMMYQAMGVCLYMGDPDGAIRYGEKIVKPYKQLYPPYSLNVSSMYLKLGRLYMGMEKPSLGISYLNKAMAIMLVAHGKDHLYLAELRNEIKQK; from the exons ATGACGGGCAGCATCGAGGGACTCGAGAGGTTCGAGAGTCCGGGAAAAGGACGAGGTCTGCGCGTTTCCAGAGCCTTTAAGGTTGGAGAGCTCCTGTTTTCCAGCCCTGCGTATTCCTACGTGCTGACAGCGAAGGAGAGAGGCTGCTACTGTGAGTTCTGCTTCAACAG GAAAAACAGATTGGCAAAATGTGGGAAGTGCAGGAAAGCCTTCTACTGCAATGTGAAATGCCAG AAAGGGGACTGGGCCATGCACAAGCTGGAGTGCTCAGCAATGAATGCATTCGGAGAGAACTGGTGCCCATCAGAGACGTCCCGCCTGGTGGCTCGGATCCTTGCAAAGAAG aaaacacagaaagaaagatgttTGTCTGAGAAGATCTTGCTAATACAAGATGTGCAATCAC ACGTGGAGGATGTAGATAACGAGAAAAGAGAGATGAACGAGTCAGACATCGCCGGACTGTATCGTTTTTTCTCCAAGCACTTGGACTTTCCTGaccacaaagagctgctcacgCTGTTCTCCCAG GTTGCTTGTAATGGTTTCACAATAGAGGACGATGAACTATCCCACTTGGGTACAGCAATCTACCCAGA TGTGGCCCTGATTAACCACAGCTGTCTTCACAGCGTCATTGTGACATACAAGGGGACGTCAGCTGAGATTCGGGCCGTGCGGGACATGAAGCCTGGAGACGAA GTGCTCATCAGCTACATAGACCTCCTTTACCCAACAGACGACCGCAACAGCCGACTGAGAGAGTCCTACTATTTCACCTGTGACTGCCAGGAATGTAAAAGTCAGTCCAAA gACAAGAAAAAGTTGAAAGTACGTAAGCGGAGTGACCCCATCGAGCCGGAGGTCGTCAGCAACATGGTGCGATACGCCAGGAAATCCATCAGAGAGTTCAGAGCCTTCAAACACGTTAAAT CTCCTAGTGAGCTGCTGGAGATGTGTGAACAGACCCTGGATAAGATGGGGTCCGTCTTTGATGACTGCAACGTCTACATGCTCCACATGATGTACCAGGCCATGGGCGTCTGTCTTTACATGGGAGACCCAGACGGAGCCATCAGATACGGCGAGAAGATCGTCAAACCTTACAA GCAGCTGTATCCCCCCTACTCCTTGAACGTGTCCTCCATGTACCTGAAGCTGGGCAGACTGTACATGGGGATGGAGAAGCCCTCGTTGGGCATCAGCTATCTCAATAAG GCAATGGCCATAATGTTGGTGGCTCACGGGAAAGATCACTTGTACTTGGCAGAGTTGCGCAATGAGATTAAACAAaaatga